From one Atribacterota bacterium genomic stretch:
- a CDS encoding glyceraldehyde 3-phosphate dehydrogenase NAD-binding domain-containing protein: MDSNSTKNRLGINGLGRIGKLTLWYQLQENHFDSFIINIGRSVGTNLVDIANLIATDSTYGSIERFLFGIKAEKDIKIINEKENLLEIFGKPVKILCQARNPRNIGWKEYGVKIVIDTTGAFNDPTVAEDNDIGSLRGHLFAGAQKVINSAPFKIKDKSRKMPVDCSTLIYGINHTSFNQHKHNIISAASCTTTALAHMVRPLLEREETKNILTASLSTIHAATNSQRVLDSLPGAGDTDLRKNRMVFNNIILSTTGAANTLEKVLPEVKRVGFMADSVRIPTDTVSLIILNLTFHTYLDKRGNSIINREFLNSIYQNTAQGAQKNLLCYSDNQNVSSDLKGKLYAVVIEGHDTHTRTGFISLNPGMLQKVGFNSDKTIDIPITHSTLFGWYDNEYGSYVHCLGKLAIYIDKNL; this comes from the coding sequence TTGGACTCAAATAGTACAAAGAATCGCCTGGGTATTAATGGATTAGGCAGAATTGGTAAATTAACCTTATGGTATCAGCTGCAGGAAAATCATTTTGATAGTTTTATAATAAATATAGGGCGTTCGGTTGGAACTAATCTGGTAGATATTGCCAATTTGATAGCTACAGATTCCACTTATGGCTCTATAGAAAGATTTTTATTTGGTATAAAGGCAGAAAAAGATATTAAGATTATTAATGAAAAAGAAAATCTTTTAGAAATTTTTGGGAAACCAGTAAAAATATTATGTCAAGCGAGAAATCCCAGAAATATAGGCTGGAAAGAATATGGAGTAAAAATAGTTATTGATACTACTGGTGCTTTTAATGATCCTACTGTTGCTGAAGATAATGATATAGGTAGCCTGAGAGGGCATCTATTTGCCGGAGCTCAAAAGGTTATTAATAGTGCACCTTTTAAAATAAAAGATAAATCCAGAAAAATGCCGGTGGACTGCAGTACCCTTATTTATGGTATTAATCACACTTCCTTTAATCAACATAAGCATAACATTATTTCTGCCGCTTCATGCACTACTACTGCTTTAGCCCACATGGTAAGACCTTTACTAGAAAGAGAAGAAACCAAAAATATACTAACAGCATCCTTATCCACCATTCATGCTGCCACTAATAGCCAACGAGTGCTTGATTCACTGCCTGGTGCTGGTGATACAGATTTACGAAAAAATAGAATGGTCTTTAATAATATTATCCTTTCTACTACTGGGGCTGCCAATACCTTAGAAAAAGTTTTGCCAGAGGTGAAAAGGGTTGGTTTTATGGCAGATTCTGTTCGAATTCCCACCGATACCGTTTCTCTCATTATTTTAAATCTTACTTTTCATACCTATTTGGATAAAAGAGGAAATTCTATCATTAATCGAGAATTTCTGAATAGTATCTATCAGAACACAGCTCAAGGAGCACAAAAAAATCTTTTATGTTACAGCGATAATCAGAATGTATCATCAGATTTAAAAGGAAAACTGTATGCAGTTGTTATAGAGGGTCATGATACTCATACTCGAACTGGATTTATCAGCCTTAATCCGGGAATGCTGCAAAAGGTGGGATTCAATTCTGATAAAACAATTGATATTCCAATAACTCACTCTACCTTATTTGGATGGTATGATAATGAATATGGCAGTTATGTTCACTGTTTAGGGAAGCTGGCTATCTATATTGATAAAAACTTATAA
- a CDS encoding biotin transporter BioY — MKKITIRQMTLVSLFAALTAAGAFISIPIGIVPISLQNLFTFLSGMVLGSRLGAFSQLIYILLGAVGLPVFSGFRGGLGILVGPTGGFLIGFVISAYVIGKLIEKLKEASIWSYFTVGLLGAFIIYLTGVIQLLIITRIGIKEAVLVGAIPFLPGDCLKVIIASFLALRLKSVVSLPEV; from the coding sequence ATGAAAAAAATAACTATTCGTCAAATGACTCTGGTTTCCCTATTTGCAGCACTAACTGCTGCCGGTGCTTTTATTTCCATTCCTATTGGCATAGTTCCCATAAGTTTACAAAACCTGTTTACTTTTTTATCCGGAATGGTTTTAGGAAGCAGACTGGGTGCTTTTAGTCAATTAATCTACATCTTGCTGGGAGCAGTGGGTTTACCGGTCTTTTCCGGGTTTAGAGGAGGCTTAGGGATTTTAGTGGGACCAACTGGAGGTTTTTTAATAGGTTTTGTTATCTCTGCTTATGTTATTGGAAAACTCATTGAAAAGTTAAAAGAAGCCAGCATATGGTCTTATTTTACTGTGGGATTACTGGGAGCATTTATAATATATCTTACTGGAGTAATCCAATTATTAATTATCACCAGAATAGGGATAAAGGAGGCTGTCCTGGTGGGAGCAATTCCCTTTTTACCGGGTGATTGTTTAAAAGTGATTATTGCTTCTTTCCTTGCCCTCAGACTAAAATCAGTGGTTTCCTTACCTGAGGTGTGA
- a CDS encoding DNA methyltransferase, whose product MYHTKTLLTIKEASQWASDFLQREISESNISYLIQYGKVRKYNGGNSILVDVDDLRHYYQSYRGWREINWKKQLGEDLNWSLSFDHLREKDTTKHVHRLHPYKGKFIPQLVQYFIDDHIDDFKKGVYFKPGDIILDPFMGSGTTLVQANEMGMHSIGIDISRFNCLIAEAKLLNYDFTSLEKEIRKIQKAIAEFESKSNVRDFEEELLLQLAEFNRKHFPSPEFKYKVNTKRIDEEQYGAEKEQEFLDIYNDLVKKYNIELNHFSAQNFLDKWYIRNVKKEIDFAFELIKKIEDIKNKKILAVILSRTIRSCRATTHSDLATLKEPQVTTYYCWKHKKICKPIFSIKTWFNRYAIDTFYRLKTFSQLKTHSYYIIISSDSRTMDIFKEIEKRNKKFYELLLKNKIQGIFTSPPYVGQIDYHEQHAYAYDLFGFQRKDELEIGPLYKGKGPEARVAYVEGISKVLLNCRNFLAKDFNVFLVANDKYNLYPEIAQRASMKIINQFKRPVLNRTERDKSPYSETIFHLKDRE is encoded by the coding sequence ATGTATCACACAAAAACCCTACTTACAATTAAAGAAGCAAGCCAATGGGCAAGTGATTTTTTACAGAGAGAAATTAGTGAGTCTAATATATCCTATTTAATTCAGTATGGAAAAGTAAGAAAATACAATGGCGGGAATTCGATACTGGTAGATGTAGATGATTTAAGACATTATTACCAGTCTTATCGAGGTTGGCGTGAAATAAATTGGAAAAAGCAACTGGGTGAAGATTTAAATTGGTCCTTATCTTTTGATCACTTAAGAGAAAAAGATACTACAAAGCATGTGCATCGCTTACACCCATACAAAGGAAAATTTATCCCCCAGCTGGTTCAATATTTTATAGATGATCATATAGATGATTTTAAAAAAGGTGTTTATTTTAAGCCTGGAGATATTATTCTTGATCCTTTCATGGGTTCTGGAACCACGTTGGTACAAGCTAATGAAATGGGAATGCATTCCATAGGAATTGACATATCTCGGTTTAATTGTCTGATTGCAGAAGCAAAACTACTTAATTATGATTTTACTTCTCTGGAAAAGGAAATCAGAAAAATTCAAAAGGCTATTGCTGAATTTGAATCTAAAAGCAATGTTAGAGATTTTGAAGAAGAACTGTTGTTACAATTAGCCGAATTTAATCGCAAGCATTTCCCCAGTCCGGAATTCAAATATAAGGTGAACACAAAACGAATAGATGAGGAGCAATATGGTGCTGAAAAAGAACAAGAGTTCTTAGATATTTATAATGATCTGGTTAAAAAATACAATATTGAACTTAATCATTTTTCTGCTCAAAACTTTTTAGATAAATGGTATATCAGGAATGTAAAAAAAGAGATTGATTTTGCCTTCGAGTTAATTAAAAAAATTGAAGATATAAAAAACAAAAAGATTTTAGCAGTAATATTAAGTAGAACAATTAGATCCTGTCGTGCTACAACACATTCAGATTTAGCTACCCTTAAAGAACCACAAGTAACTACTTACTATTGTTGGAAACACAAAAAAATATGTAAACCAATTTTTTCTATAAAAACGTGGTTTAATCGTTATGCAATTGATACATTTTACCGATTAAAAACTTTTTCTCAACTTAAAACCCATTCTTATTACATAATTATTTCTTCCGATTCTCGTACAATGGATATTTTTAAGGAAATTGAAAAACGAAATAAGAAATTTTATGAATTATTGTTAAAAAATAAAATCCAGGGGATTTTTACCTCTCCACCTTACGTTGGGCAGATTGATTACCATGAACAACATGCTTATGCCTATGATCTTTTTGGTTTTCAACGTAAAGATGAACTTGAAATAGGTCCTCTATATAAAGGAAAAGGACCAGAGGCACGAGTTGCTTATGTAGAAGGAATTTCAAAAGTTTTACTGAATTGCCGAAATTTTTTAGCAAAAGATTTTAACGTATTTTTAGTTGCTAATGATAAGTACAATCTATATCCAGAAATTGCTCAGCGAGCTAGTATGAAGATTATAAACCAGTTTAAACGCCCTGTATTAAATAGGACGGAAAGAGACAAATCTCCCTATTCTGAGACGATATTCCATTTAAAAGATAGAGAATAA
- a CDS encoding TdeIII family type II restriction endonuclease, with the protein MALTIQQSKQIKDYLIGKIHNKLATYAPETNYMPFHFRLLGKDRMAIFSFIQSVNTMLGTSIFEQIGKLIAEPKAKMAIGQYREFVGYISSESVLTIDRIMRDLRSALRKPDKEKETDEILEVAKKGNLGRKLKKRVDLYIEMNGIEYYFEIKTAKPNINEFIGIKKQLLDWIAMRSSEKTDVKIKTIVAIPYNPYEPKPYERWTLQGLFDLSEEVLVGHEFWDLLGGENTYEDLLKIFEQAGSELYDEIDKKIKTLK; encoded by the coding sequence ATGGCACTTACTATCCAACAAAGTAAACAAATAAAAGATTATTTAATTGGGAAGATCCACAATAAGCTGGCAACTTATGCTCCTGAAACAAATTATATGCCTTTTCATTTTCGCTTACTTGGCAAAGATAGAATGGCTATATTTTCCTTTATTCAATCAGTTAACACAATGTTAGGTACTTCAATATTTGAACAAATTGGGAAATTGATAGCTGAACCAAAAGCAAAAATGGCTATTGGTCAATATAGAGAATTTGTAGGTTATATCAGTAGTGAGTCAGTTTTAACAATTGATAGAATTATGCGTGATTTACGATCAGCTTTGCGCAAACCTGATAAAGAAAAAGAGACTGATGAGATTTTAGAGGTTGCCAAGAAAGGAAATTTAGGAAGGAAATTGAAAAAACGAGTTGACCTTTATATAGAAATGAATGGCATAGAATATTATTTTGAAATTAAAACTGCTAAACCAAATATCAATGAATTCATTGGGATAAAAAAGCAATTATTGGATTGGATTGCAATGCGAAGTAGTGAAAAAACTGATGTAAAAATTAAAACTATAGTTGCTATTCCTTACAATCCTTATGAACCGAAACCTTATGAACGCTGGACCTTGCAGGGGTTATTTGATTTATCGGAAGAAGTGTTAGTGGGTCATGAATTTTGGGACTTGTTAGGTGGGGAAAATACTTATGAAGATTTATTAAAGATATTTGAACAAGCAGGGTCAGAGTTATATGATGAGATTGATAAAAAAATTAAAACACTAAAATGA
- a CDS encoding type 1 glutamine amidotransferase, whose protein sequence is METVKKVAILAENLYEDPELWYPYYRLKEAGYEVKVVAPEKKTYYSKHQYPVEADLSIEEVKADDFVGVVIPGGFAPDHLRRYPKILSFVRKIFEKDGLVAAICHAAWVPISAGILNEKDATCFFAIKDDLINAGANYLDQEVVVDHHLVTSRTPRDLPAFLPAILKVLDEL, encoded by the coding sequence ATGGAAACTGTCAAAAAAGTAGCCATCCTGGCAGAAAATTTATATGAAGATCCTGAATTGTGGTATCCTTACTATAGACTTAAAGAAGCAGGTTATGAGGTAAAAGTTGTAGCGCCGGAGAAGAAGACCTATTACAGTAAACACCAATATCCCGTAGAAGCAGATTTATCTATTGAGGAAGTAAAAGCAGATGATTTTGTAGGTGTCGTTATTCCAGGTGGTTTTGCACCGGATCACCTTCGCAGATATCCGAAAATACTTAGTTTTGTCCGTAAAATATTTGAAAAAGATGGCCTGGTTGCGGCAATTTGCCATGCTGCCTGGGTTCCTATTTCAGCAGGGATATTAAATGAGAAGGATGCCACCTGTTTTTTTGCCATTAAGGATGATTTGATAAATGCGGGAGCTAATTATTTAGACCAAGAGGTAGTTGTAGATCATCACCTGGTTACTTCCCGTACACCCAGAGATTTGCCAGCATTTCTACCCGCTATACTAAAAGTTTTAGATGAATTATAA
- a CDS encoding aldo/keto reductase, producing the protein MILYKFAWIIKEGEDRKEMRYNTLGNSGIKVSELCFGVLPMGPLQANMLVQEGAKIIRKGLDSGINFLDTAQAYKTYPYIREALVDFPKEVIIASKSHATGYEEMKEAVLEACRELNRPYIDIFHLHAPQEDKDVFQKRVGALSALVDLKKEGIIRAIGISTHALEVVEKSAEVEEIDVVFPLINRIGLGIIGGKPAEMIQAIKKVFNNGKGVYAMKALAGGYLIKTIEEAITFVRKIKEIQSIAVGMVHYRELGINLKIFEDQKINQEKLIKEEFSRKRLIVSRFCEGCGTCVKACPNQALSLRDGKAVVNYNFCLTCGYCVPHCPIFALRIV; encoded by the coding sequence ATGATACTATATAAATTTGCCTGGATAATCAAAGAAGGAGAAGACAGAAAAGAGATGAGATATAATACACTGGGAAACTCAGGAATAAAAGTAAGTGAATTATGTTTTGGTGTTTTACCTATGGGACCGTTGCAGGCTAATATGTTAGTTCAGGAAGGAGCAAAGATTATTAGGAAAGGATTGGATTCAGGTATTAATTTTCTGGATACTGCTCAGGCTTATAAAACCTACCCTTATATTAGAGAAGCCCTTGTTGATTTTCCAAAAGAAGTTATTATAGCCAGCAAATCACATGCTACTGGTTATGAAGAAATGAAAGAAGCAGTTTTGGAAGCTTGTCGGGAGCTGAATCGCCCTTATATTGATATTTTTCACCTGCATGCTCCACAAGAGGATAAGGATGTTTTTCAGAAAAGAGTAGGTGCGCTTTCCGCTCTGGTGGACTTAAAAAAGGAAGGAATAATAAGAGCTATAGGGATTTCCACTCATGCTCTAGAAGTGGTAGAAAAATCAGCCGAGGTCGAAGAAATTGATGTTGTTTTCCCTTTAATTAATAGAATCGGATTAGGTATTATCGGGGGAAAGCCAGCAGAAATGATTCAAGCGATTAAAAAGGTCTTTAATAATGGTAAGGGTGTCTATGCTATGAAAGCATTAGCGGGTGGTTATCTTATAAAAACGATAGAAGAGGCAATTACTTTTGTAAGAAAGATTAAGGAAATACAATCCATTGCTGTAGGTATGGTTCATTATCGGGAATTGGGAATAAATCTAAAAATATTTGAAGACCAAAAGATCAATCAGGAAAAACTTATCAAAGAGGAATTTTCTAGAAAAAGGCTCATTGTTTCCCGATTTTGTGAGGGATGCGGTACCTGTGTAAAGGCGTGTCCCAATCAAGCCCTGTCTTTGAGGGATGGGAAGGCTGTTGTAAACTATAACTTTTGTCTCACCTGTGGTTATTGTGTACCCCATTGCCCCATCTTTGCTCTAAGAATTGTTTAG
- a CDS encoding diacylglycerol kinase family lipid kinase, with product MKAELIINHTAGGGKPQKFISEILSYFDRTNLEYQISWTPSSGGATTLACQAAEQGVDLIISVGGDGTINEIVNGIIQAPNQPTLGIIPAGWANDFIKSTSIPKDILQACQIIPGQKTKKIDVGLINEQIYFVNVCGIGFDADIAALANQMKTNHPDWKALSAYVYVFATIQKLLLPLPSFQAKITIDGQVIEGEMLLIAIANGRIEGGKFNITPEAEIDDGLLDICVIGKMNRFRCLYLLPKAIKGTHREVSEVSFFRGKEISIEVDKPIKAQVAGEILPAKKDYHIRILPRKLNVIVS from the coding sequence TTGAAAGCAGAACTGATTATCAACCATACTGCTGGTGGTGGAAAACCACAAAAATTTATTTCTGAAATTCTCAGTTATTTTGACCGTACAAACTTAGAGTATCAGATCAGCTGGACTCCCTCTTCCGGAGGAGCAACCACTCTAGCCTGCCAAGCTGCTGAACAGGGGGTTGACTTAATAATTTCAGTTGGTGGTGATGGCACCATTAATGAAATTGTCAATGGCATAATTCAAGCACCAAATCAGCCAACTCTTGGTATAATTCCAGCTGGTTGGGCTAATGATTTTATCAAAAGTACTTCTATACCTAAAGACATCTTGCAAGCCTGCCAGATCATCCCCGGGCAAAAGACAAAAAAAATAGATGTAGGCCTCATTAATGAGCAAATCTATTTTGTTAACGTCTGTGGTATTGGTTTTGATGCTGATATTGCCGCTTTAGCCAATCAGATGAAAACAAATCATCCTGACTGGAAAGCACTAAGCGCTTATGTTTATGTCTTTGCCACTATCCAAAAACTACTCTTACCCCTACCTTCTTTTCAGGCTAAAATAACCATTGATGGTCAAGTGATAGAAGGAGAAATGTTACTTATAGCAATAGCCAATGGTAGAATTGAAGGTGGAAAATTTAATATAACTCCCGAAGCAGAAATTGATGACGGCTTACTCGATATCTGTGTTATTGGTAAAATGAATAGATTTCGCTGTCTCTACCTATTACCCAAGGCTATAAAAGGAACACATCGTGAGGTATCAGAAGTCAGCTTTTTCAGAGGAAAGGAAATATCAATAGAGGTTGATAAGCCGATAAAAGCACAGGTTGCCGGTGAAATATTACCAGCGAAAAAGGATTATCACATTAGAATATTGCCCCGAAAACTTAATGTAATAGTATCCTGA
- a CDS encoding carbon-nitrogen hydrolase family protein, whose protein sequence is MNNHKIRVACLQLEARPFLKEAKNKEHILQFIIKAARLKPDLIILPECVYPCYFLSPRIIPDYRVLTALTNQFLDEVKEYARKYQIYIALGLPEFIPEKNLLYNSAALINDKGQEIGRVRKSFLWHFDNKWFQSDNNYPVFDTKIGRIGLFICADGRLPEITRCLSLQGAEVLLDLTNWVTSGLERKAWSNPQAEYMIPTRALENKVWIVAANKIGYEEKSIQYCGKSAFFSPDGETVIMASSDQEEILLREIDLSLSHQKNIAGLIDVFQSRKPEQYNYLALPTSELPISKDSKKQSNKKTENYFAAVIQIGGSADEEFSAYLSRMEYFFHTLTDQEVSLLSFSQHNFLPVHKSPVVLDLLQELTKKSSVLCSIVLKEQKNSLRYKTSFLVQSGKIIGKYRKTHLELPEKDKINPGENYFPVFETQFGTIGMMLDYEGYFPEIARILTLKGAEIIIWASQFGYDEHLKICQTRSAENKIFIICPNSIQQEYNGHSIITAPSGQIVTGCLQNQEVASMASIFLSLARDKTIVPHTKAILGRQPESYQLLTS, encoded by the coding sequence ATGAACAATCATAAAATTAGAGTTGCCTGTCTTCAATTAGAGGCAAGGCCTTTTTTAAAAGAGGCAAAGAATAAAGAACACATTTTACAATTTATTATCAAAGCTGCCCGCTTAAAACCCGACCTGATAATTTTACCTGAGTGTGTCTACCCCTGTTATTTTTTATCCCCTAGAATTATTCCTGATTATAGAGTGCTTACTGCTCTTACTAATCAATTTCTGGATGAAGTAAAAGAATATGCCCGAAAATACCAGATTTACATTGCCCTGGGCTTGCCTGAATTTATTCCGGAAAAAAATCTACTTTACAATTCGGCTGCTCTGATTAATGATAAAGGCCAAGAGATTGGAAGGGTAAGAAAGTCTTTTCTCTGGCATTTTGATAATAAATGGTTTCAAAGTGATAATAACTATCCCGTTTTTGATACCAAAATTGGGAGAATTGGTTTATTTATCTGTGCGGATGGCCGCCTACCCGAAATCACCCGCTGTCTCTCCTTACAGGGAGCAGAAGTTCTATTAGACCTTACCAACTGGGTTACCTCAGGCCTGGAAAGAAAAGCCTGGTCTAATCCCCAAGCAGAATATATGATTCCCACCAGGGCGCTGGAAAACAAAGTCTGGATTGTAGCAGCAAATAAAATTGGTTATGAAGAAAAATCAATTCAATACTGCGGGAAAAGTGCCTTCTTCTCACCAGATGGAGAAACAGTAATCATGGCATCTTCCGACCAGGAAGAAATACTGCTTAGAGAAATTGATTTATCTCTATCCCATCAGAAAAACATTGCTGGTCTGATTGATGTTTTTCAAAGCAGAAAGCCCGAGCAATACAACTATCTTGCTTTGCCTACCAGCGAACTACCCATTTCTAAGGATTCTAAAAAACAATCTAATAAAAAAACGGAGAATTATTTCGCTGCTGTAATCCAAATCGGAGGTTCTGCAGATGAAGAGTTTTCTGCTTACCTATCCAGGATGGAATATTTTTTCCACACCTTAACAGATCAGGAGGTATCCCTCCTTTCTTTTTCTCAACATAATTTCCTTCCTGTTCATAAAAGCCCGGTTGTTCTGGACTTATTACAAGAATTAACTAAAAAATCTTCTGTACTTTGCTCTATTGTCTTAAAGGAACAGAAAAATTCTCTTAGATATAAAACAAGCTTCCTGGTACAATCAGGAAAAATAATAGGTAAATACAGAAAAACACATCTGGAATTACCGGAAAAAGATAAAATTAATCCTGGAGAAAATTATTTCCCAGTATTTGAAACACAATTTGGTACCATCGGTATGATGCTCGATTATGAGGGATATTTCCCGGAAATTGCTCGCATCCTGACTCTAAAAGGTGCTGAAATCATAATCTGGGCAAGCCAGTTCGGTTATGATGAACACCTAAAAATTTGTCAGACCAGAAGTGCAGAAAATAAAATCTTTATCATCTGCCCTAATTCCATTCAGCAAGAATATAACGGTCATAGTATTATCACAGCACCATCAGGACAAATTGTTACTGGCTGTCTGCAAAACCAGGAAGTGGCAAGTATGGCCTCGATTTTCCTCAGTCTGGCCAGGGATAAGACTATTGTTCCTCATACTAAGGCTATTCTTGGTCGACAACCTGAATCTTATCAATTATTAACCTCTTAA